The Fructilactobacillus myrtifloralis genome contains a region encoding:
- the leuS gene encoding leucine--tRNA ligase: MGYNHQEIEQKWQKYWDEHQTFRTGDDPNKEKYYVLDMFPYPSGQGLHVGHPEGYTATDIMARFNRMQGKNVLHPMGWDAFGLPAEQYAMKTGNNPADFTNQNIQNFKRQIKSLGFSYDWSREVNTTDPKYYKWTQWIFEQLYKKGLAYEDEIEVNWAPDLMGGTVVANEEVVNGKTERGGYPVYRKPMKQWVLRITAYAERLLDDLDDLDWPESIKQMQRNWIGKSVGASINFPVADQAEAAIEVFSTRADTLFGATYLVLSPEHPLVDLITTPDQAGAVRDYRQEVASKSDLERTDLNKDKSGVFTGAYAINPVNGEKLPVWIGDYVLPSYGTGAIMAVPAHDQRDYEFAQKFNLPIVPVIAGGDISKEAYTGDGVHINSGFLDGMGKDEAIQTILTWLEEHDAGQKKVNYKLRDWIFSRQRYWGEPIPVIHWDDGSTSLVPESELPLRLPKTDNIKPSGTGESPLANLSDWINVTDANGRHGRRETNTMPQWAGSSWYYLRYIDPHNDRMIADPKKLDYWLPVDLYVGGAEHAVLHLLYARFWHKFLYDLGVVPTKEPFQRLVNQGMILGTNHEKMSKSKGNVVNPDDIVNEYGADTLRLYEMFMGPLTESKPWSTEGITGANRWIKRVWRMYVGDDEQMTSLVVPTNDGHLDKVYNQTVKKVTDDIEKMRFNTAISQMMVFVNEVYKHQALPKEYAEGLIKLLSPITPHLAEEIWHRLGHDETIAYASWPTYDPAQLEADEVQLAVQVNGKVRARISVPADADRDAIQEVALANPDVIANLANQTIRKVIVVPGKIVNIVAN; this comes from the coding sequence ATGGGCTACAATCACCAGGAAATTGAACAAAAATGGCAAAAATATTGGGATGAGCACCAAACCTTTCGGACGGGTGATGATCCCAACAAGGAGAAATACTACGTCTTGGATATGTTCCCATACCCATCCGGACAGGGGCTCCACGTGGGGCATCCAGAAGGGTATACCGCAACGGACATCATGGCCCGCTTCAACCGGATGCAGGGTAAAAACGTGCTGCATCCGATGGGCTGGGACGCCTTTGGTTTGCCAGCCGAACAGTATGCGATGAAAACGGGGAATAATCCCGCGGACTTTACCAATCAAAACATTCAAAACTTTAAACGGCAGATCAAATCCCTCGGGTTTTCTTACGATTGGAGTCGGGAAGTGAACACGACCGATCCAAAGTATTACAAGTGGACCCAGTGGATCTTTGAACAACTCTACAAAAAGGGCTTGGCTTACGAAGATGAAATTGAAGTTAACTGGGCCCCGGACCTCATGGGCGGAACCGTGGTTGCCAACGAAGAAGTGGTCAACGGAAAGACCGAACGCGGTGGCTACCCCGTATACCGGAAACCAATGAAACAGTGGGTGTTGCGGATTACGGCGTATGCCGAACGACTCTTGGATGATTTGGATGACCTAGACTGGCCGGAAAGCATTAAGCAGATGCAGCGGAATTGGATTGGAAAATCAGTGGGAGCCAGCATCAATTTCCCAGTTGCTGACCAAGCTGAGGCTGCCATTGAAGTCTTTTCAACCCGGGCCGATACGTTGTTTGGAGCAACGTACCTAGTGCTTTCACCAGAACATCCACTTGTGGATCTCATTACCACACCTGATCAAGCCGGGGCAGTTCGCGATTACCGCCAGGAAGTTGCCTCCAAATCAGACCTGGAACGGACCGATTTGAATAAGGATAAATCAGGGGTGTTTACGGGTGCATATGCAATCAATCCGGTAAACGGGGAAAAACTACCCGTTTGGATTGGGGACTACGTTTTGCCTTCCTATGGAACGGGAGCCATTATGGCTGTGCCGGCTCACGACCAACGGGACTATGAATTTGCACAGAAGTTTAACCTGCCTATCGTACCGGTGATTGCCGGCGGAGACATTAGTAAGGAAGCCTACACCGGTGATGGAGTGCACATTAATTCTGGGTTCCTCGATGGCATGGGAAAAGACGAGGCCATTCAGACGATCTTAACCTGGTTGGAAGAGCATGATGCCGGCCAAAAGAAGGTTAACTACAAACTCCGGGATTGGATCTTTTCTCGGCAACGGTACTGGGGAGAACCAATTCCCGTGATCCACTGGGATGATGGCAGTACCTCGCTTGTACCAGAATCCGAATTACCCCTGCGGCTCCCGAAAACCGATAACATTAAGCCATCTGGAACCGGAGAAAGTCCGCTAGCCAACCTGAGTGACTGGATTAACGTCACGGATGCAAACGGTCGCCACGGTCGCCGGGAAACAAACACGATGCCCCAGTGGGCCGGCAGTTCGTGGTACTACCTGCGTTACATTGATCCTCACAACGACCGAATGATTGCTGATCCGAAGAAGTTAGACTACTGGTTGCCAGTTGATCTCTACGTTGGTGGAGCCGAACACGCGGTTTTGCACCTCTTGTACGCCCGGTTCTGGCACAAATTCCTGTATGACCTGGGAGTTGTGCCAACGAAGGAACCCTTCCAGCGTTTGGTTAACCAGGGAATGATTCTCGGGACGAACCACGAAAAAATGTCCAAATCAAAGGGGAACGTGGTGAACCCAGACGACATTGTTAACGAGTATGGGGCTGACACCCTGCGGTTGTACGAAATGTTTATGGGTCCGTTGACTGAATCCAAACCCTGGAGTACCGAGGGAATCACGGGTGCCAACCGGTGGATTAAGCGGGTTTGGCGGATGTATGTCGGTGATGACGAACAAATGACGAGTTTGGTGGTACCCACCAACGATGGGCACCTTGACAAAGTTTATAACCAGACCGTTAAAAAAGTGACTGATGACATCGAAAAGATGCGGTTTAACACCGCCATTTCCCAAATGATGGTATTTGTGAACGAAGTTTATAAGCACCAGGCACTACCCAAGGAATACGCGGAAGGACTAATTAAGTTGCTCTCACCAATTACCCCACATTTAGCCGAAGAAATTTGGCACCGGTTGGGGCACGATGAAACGATTGCATACGCAAGTTGGCCAACTTACGATCCCGCACAATTAGAGGCGGATGAGGTGCAACTGGCCGTTCAGGTGAACGGAAAGGTGCGGGCCCGGATCTCGGTTCCAGCGGATGCTGATCGGGATGCCATTCAAGAAGTCGCCCTTGCTAATCCGGATGTCATTGCCAACCTGGCTAACCAAACAATCCGCAAGGTGATTGTGGTTCCTGGGAAGATTGTTAATATTGTAGCTAATTAG
- a CDS encoding tRNA (mnm(5)s(2)U34)-methyltransferase: MQLQSALQFSHTLLEQVVNPGDVVVDATAGMGHDTLKLAQLVGPTGHVYSFDIQAPAVTATKAKLAEAGYHNATVLQQGHERLDETVAGPISAAIFNLGYLPRGDHALITQPATTLTALQKCLGLLAPEGVVVVVCYYGHPGGATEKTAVLGWAAQLPQADFNVLQYQFLNQVHEPPILLAIQKR, translated from the coding sequence ATGCAATTACAATCAGCTTTACAATTTAGCCATACGCTCTTAGAACAAGTCGTGAATCCCGGTGACGTCGTAGTCGATGCCACGGCTGGAATGGGGCACGATACCCTCAAACTAGCTCAGTTGGTTGGACCCACTGGACACGTCTATAGTTTCGACATCCAAGCTCCGGCAGTAACGGCCACCAAAGCCAAGCTGGCAGAAGCGGGCTACCACAACGCTACTGTGCTCCAACAGGGGCATGAACGGCTCGATGAAACGGTTGCAGGTCCCATTAGCGCCGCCATCTTTAACCTGGGTTACCTTCCTCGGGGTGACCATGCCCTCATTACCCAACCAGCAACTACCCTCACCGCCTTACAAAAATGTCTCGGGCTGTTAGCTCCCGAAGGCGTCGTGGTGGTCGTCTGCTATTATGGTCATCCGGGCGGGGCCACCGAGAAAACGGCTGTCCTAGGCTGGGCCGCCCAACTCCCTCAGGCTGACTTTAACGTCTTACAGTATCAGTTTCTTAATCAGGTACATGAACCACCGATTCTACTCGCCATCCAAAAGCGCTAG
- a CDS encoding MDR family MFS transporter, whose amino-acid sequence MEKRVTNVRVVTIALFIATFMSAVEGTIVATAMPTIVGDLHGVALMNWVFSIFLLTNAIATPIYGKLADQLGRKRVFIFGLIVFTVGSMFSGMSDRMITLIIWRAVQGVGAGVIMPVSFTIVADLYPFERRADVVGLLGSAWGIASIVAPLLGGFIVDQLSWHWIFFVNVPIGLVTIGLIWWFLVEPVTKRTSRIDYGGVVLIAVVLLAIMYLFQLLGEQPLNWALIAGCIVVAAVGLVWFIHQERRAVDPIIPLAMFKQRTFVTQNLIAALISGFIFAYEVYLPDWTQGILGLPATMAGFAITPSSIMWIIGSFWTGKLLVKFRPQLITYLSLIFIGIGSLASIVAPITTPFWLFFIISGVLGIGFGLCITNASVTVQNEVANDQIGVASSFNTLSRTLGQTLMISVFGIVMNTSMSHGVATHPQTSLKLMNELINPQTAKHLAAHLLPQLKEILYGALHNVFLVAALLVVAAAVVNWLDHRPRA is encoded by the coding sequence ATGGAAAAACGAGTCACAAACGTCCGGGTGGTGACGATTGCCCTCTTCATTGCCACCTTTATGAGTGCCGTGGAAGGGACAATTGTTGCGACGGCCATGCCTACCATTGTTGGTGATTTACACGGAGTAGCCTTAATGAACTGGGTCTTTTCCATTTTCCTGTTGACCAACGCGATTGCGACCCCGATTTACGGAAAGTTAGCTGATCAACTCGGACGTAAACGGGTCTTTATTTTTGGGCTCATCGTGTTTACGGTTGGTTCCATGTTTTCTGGAATGTCCGATCGGATGATCACCTTAATCATTTGGCGTGCGGTGCAGGGAGTAGGCGCTGGGGTCATCATGCCGGTTTCCTTTACGATTGTCGCGGACCTCTATCCCTTTGAGCGCCGAGCGGACGTGGTCGGGTTACTAGGTTCGGCCTGGGGAATTGCGTCGATTGTGGCCCCCTTATTAGGGGGCTTTATTGTCGACCAGCTGTCCTGGCACTGGATTTTCTTTGTGAACGTGCCGATTGGGCTGGTGACGATTGGGTTAATTTGGTGGTTCTTGGTGGAACCAGTTACCAAACGAACCAGCCGCATTGACTACGGTGGAGTCGTGTTGATCGCCGTCGTGTTGTTAGCCATCATGTATCTCTTTCAATTATTAGGGGAACAACCACTGAACTGGGCGTTGATTGCTGGGTGCATCGTGGTGGCAGCTGTGGGCTTGGTATGGTTTATTCACCAGGAACGCCGGGCGGTCGATCCCATCATCCCGCTCGCCATGTTTAAGCAGCGGACCTTTGTGACCCAGAATTTAATTGCAGCACTGATTAGTGGGTTTATCTTTGCTTATGAAGTTTACCTCCCTGATTGGACCCAGGGAATCCTAGGATTACCGGCAACCATGGCCGGCTTTGCGATCACCCCGAGTTCAATCATGTGGATCATTGGGTCATTTTGGACTGGTAAGTTATTGGTGAAATTCCGTCCCCAACTGATTACCTATTTAAGCCTGATTTTCATTGGGATCGGGAGTCTCGCGTCGATCGTTGCTCCGATTACAACCCCGTTTTGGTTATTTTTCATCATTTCTGGAGTGTTGGGGATTGGGTTTGGACTGTGCATTACCAATGCATCTGTAACCGTCCAAAATGAGGTTGCTAACGATCAAATCGGGGTAGCCTCGTCCTTTAATACCTTGAGTCGGACGCTCGGGCAAACCTTGATGATCTCCGTGTTTGGAATCGTGATGAATACCTCCATGAGCCATGGGGTGGCAACGCACCCGCAAACCAGTCTAAAGTTAATGAACGAACTGATTAACCCCCAAACGGCTAAGCATTTAGCAGCTCACTTACTGCCCCAGCTCAAGGAAATCCTGTACGGGGCGTTACACAACGTCTTTCTGGTCGCTGCGCTTTTAGTGGTTGCGGCTGCGGTTGTTAACTGGTTGGATCATCGGCCCCGCGCCTAG
- the metK gene encoding methionine adenosyltransferase: MSEKHLFTSESVSEGHPDKIADHISDAILDAILEQDPQARVACETSVTTGLVLVFGEVSTTADVNIREIVRDTIRKIGYDNPAYGFDADNVAVLVSIDEQSPDIAQGVDESEETRAGQADPLDQIGAGDQGIMFGYATDETPELMPLPISLAHQLMRKTAEVRKSGELSYLRPDAKAEVTVEFDEQGKPLRVDTVVLSTQHDPDVSQEQIRTDVINQIIKQVIPAQYLDAETKYLINPTGKFVIGGPNGDAGLTGRKIIVDTYGGSAHHGGGAFSGKDATKVDRSASYAARYIAKNLVAAGLAHRVEIQLAYAIGVAEPVSIEVDTFGTSDYSEPELIAAIRQTFDLRPAGIIQMLDLQRPIYEQTATYGHFGRDDIDLPWEHTDRVAQLQDAVKKN; the protein is encoded by the coding sequence ATGAGTGAGAAACATTTATTTACTTCTGAATCAGTTTCAGAAGGACACCCAGATAAAATTGCCGATCACATTAGTGATGCCATTTTGGATGCCATTTTAGAACAAGATCCGCAAGCCCGGGTGGCCTGTGAAACATCAGTTACCACGGGACTAGTATTGGTCTTTGGAGAGGTCTCAACGACCGCAGATGTTAACATCCGCGAAATTGTGCGCGATACAATCCGCAAGATTGGGTATGACAACCCTGCGTACGGCTTTGATGCTGATAACGTTGCGGTGTTGGTTTCAATCGATGAACAATCACCAGACATTGCGCAGGGGGTAGATGAATCAGAAGAAACCCGGGCTGGCCAAGCTGATCCACTGGACCAAATTGGGGCTGGGGATCAGGGAATTATGTTTGGGTATGCCACTGACGAAACGCCTGAATTGATGCCCTTACCAATTTCGTTAGCACACCAGTTAATGCGTAAAACGGCTGAGGTCCGTAAAAGTGGCGAACTGAGCTACTTGCGTCCGGATGCGAAGGCCGAAGTAACGGTCGAATTTGACGAACAGGGGAAACCACTGCGGGTTGATACGGTGGTCTTGAGTACCCAACATGATCCAGACGTTTCGCAGGAGCAAATTCGGACGGATGTGATCAATCAGATTATCAAGCAGGTGATTCCTGCCCAGTATTTGGATGCCGAAACGAAATACCTGATCAACCCAACCGGGAAATTCGTGATTGGGGGACCAAATGGGGACGCTGGTTTAACCGGTCGTAAGATCATTGTTGATACTTACGGGGGCTCGGCACACCACGGTGGGGGCGCCTTTTCTGGAAAGGACGCCACGAAGGTGGATCGCTCCGCTAGTTATGCCGCTCGTTATATTGCTAAGAATTTGGTAGCCGCTGGGTTAGCCCATCGGGTCGAAATCCAGTTGGCATATGCAATTGGGGTTGCTGAACCGGTGTCGATTGAAGTTGACACCTTCGGAACTTCTGATTATTCGGAACCAGAGTTGATTGCTGCAATTCGCCAAACCTTTGACTTACGGCCGGCGGGCATTATTCAGATGTTAGACTTGCAACGACCAATCTACGAACAAACTGCTACTTATGGCCACTTTGGTCGCGATGATATTGATTTACCATGGGAGCACACTGACCGGGTTGCACAGTTGCAGGATGCGGTAAAAAAGAATTAA
- a CDS encoding amino acid ABC transporter ATP-binding protein, with amino-acid sequence MFKINDIQKKFGSKSVLQGISTEFPEHQTTVIVGPSGSGKTTLLRSLDLLVQPDAGTLALDDLQVDFSRPVDKKTKNEFRDQTSMVFQNWNLFPNLTILQNITVAPIYVQKVPKEQAETQARALLKEVGLSDYADVYPQELSGGQQQRISICRALAVHPKYILLDEPTSALDPEMETQVLKMLEQLAGEGQSMIVVTHNMQFAKNAADKILFLEDGQLQFDGSCADFFAHPTPRVTNFLQGISLN; translated from the coding sequence GTGTTTAAAATTAATGACATTCAAAAAAAATTCGGGTCGAAATCCGTGTTACAGGGGATTAGTACCGAATTTCCCGAACACCAAACCACGGTAATCGTGGGCCCATCTGGATCAGGAAAGACCACCTTACTTCGGTCACTAGACCTCTTGGTTCAACCAGATGCTGGAACCCTGGCACTGGATGACCTGCAGGTTGATTTTTCCCGACCGGTTGATAAAAAGACTAAGAACGAATTTCGGGATCAAACTAGTATGGTGTTTCAAAATTGGAATCTCTTTCCTAATTTGACGATTCTCCAAAATATTACGGTGGCGCCAATTTACGTGCAAAAGGTGCCAAAAGAGCAAGCGGAAACGCAGGCCCGGGCGTTACTGAAGGAAGTGGGGCTTTCTGACTATGCGGATGTTTATCCCCAGGAGTTATCGGGAGGCCAACAGCAACGGATTTCAATCTGTCGGGCGCTCGCGGTTCATCCGAAGTATATCTTGTTAGATGAGCCGACCAGTGCGCTAGATCCAGAGATGGAAACGCAGGTTTTAAAGATGCTGGAACAATTGGCTGGTGAAGGACAATCAATGATTGTCGTAACTCACAACATGCAGTTTGCCAAGAACGCGGCCGATAAGATCCTCTTCCTAGAGGACGGCCAACTTCAGTTTGACGGTTCGTGTGCCGATTTCTTTGCCCACCCTACTCCACGGGTAACTAATTTCTTGCAGGGAATTTCCTTGAATTAG
- a CDS encoding amino acid ABC transporter permease: protein MLEIITSSLPSLLTAMVKFTIPLALISFAFGMVIAFIVALIRTLKPNLGPVGHVAWVALRAVISFYVWAFRSTPLLVQLFIIFFGLPSVGIKLAPFIAALIGFSLNMGAYGSETIRAALQSVSEDQWEAAYTLGFSTPQTLWHFIIPQALRTALPPLSNEFIGLVKDTSLASTITIAEMFQVSQQIAAQNFEPLLMYMEVAVLYAILCSILNVLQHYLEKRSSRYLKGDAD, encoded by the coding sequence ATGCTTGAGATTATTACGTCATCGCTCCCCAGTTTGTTGACGGCGATGGTGAAGTTCACGATTCCCTTAGCACTGATTTCCTTTGCATTTGGGATGGTGATCGCGTTTATCGTAGCTTTGATTCGAACGTTAAAACCGAACCTGGGACCAGTTGGTCATGTGGCCTGGGTTGCGTTACGGGCCGTGATCAGTTTTTACGTATGGGCCTTTCGGTCAACGCCGTTACTAGTTCAATTATTTATCATTTTCTTTGGACTCCCGTCAGTGGGGATTAAGTTAGCACCATTCATTGCGGCGCTGATTGGGTTTTCGCTTAACATGGGGGCCTACGGGTCAGAAACCATTCGAGCTGCGTTACAGTCGGTTAGTGAGGATCAGTGGGAAGCAGCATACACCTTGGGCTTTTCAACCCCCCAGACGTTGTGGCACTTCATCATTCCCCAGGCGTTACGGACGGCTTTGCCACCACTTTCTAACGAATTTATTGGCTTAGTTAAAGATACGTCGTTAGCAAGTACGATTACGATTGCCGAAATGTTTCAGGTTAGTCAACAAATTGCAGCGCAAAACTTTGAACCGTTGCTAATGTACATGGAAGTTGCGGTTCTGTATGCCATTTTGTGTTCGATCTTAAATGTCCTGCAACACTACTTGGAAAAACGGTCATCACGTTATCTGAAGGGGGATGCCGACTAG
- a CDS encoding transporter substrate-binding domain-containing protein has protein sequence MKKKWSLILMAGLSALVLAACGQKQAETKTPNTLTVGLEGTYAPYSYRQNGKLTGFEVDLAKETAKRMGLKPKFVTTGWDSLIAGLNSNNYDVIFNNMAENPDRQKKFRFATPYIYSKSILITKKDGSIKSAKDLKGKKVAEGTGTDNFNNAKKLGATPVASPDFQTSMDMIDQGRVVGAVNSREAFEYWKKSHQDTDLTYKEIPDSEIKTSAIAPMMNKKNAKLQAKMDKAIKSERKDGTLKRLSMKYFGTDITEK, from the coding sequence ATGAAAAAGAAATGGTCTTTAATTTTAATGGCAGGTTTATCTGCATTAGTCCTTGCGGCCTGTGGGCAAAAGCAAGCCGAAACGAAAACTCCCAACACTCTGACCGTTGGGTTGGAAGGAACCTATGCTCCTTATTCTTACCGGCAAAACGGCAAGTTAACTGGGTTTGAAGTTGATTTAGCGAAGGAAACGGCCAAACGAATGGGCTTGAAACCGAAGTTTGTAACGACCGGCTGGGATTCGTTGATTGCTGGCTTGAATTCAAACAACTATGACGTTATTTTCAATAACATGGCTGAAAACCCGGATCGGCAAAAGAAGTTCCGGTTTGCAACGCCGTACATTTACTCGAAGTCCATCTTGATCACCAAGAAGGACGGCTCCATTAAGTCCGCCAAGGATTTGAAGGGGAAAAAGGTTGCTGAAGGAACGGGAACCGATAACTTTAACAACGCGAAAAAATTAGGCGCAACGCCCGTAGCTTCTCCTGACTTTCAAACGTCAATGGATATGATTGATCAGGGACGGGTAGTTGGAGCCGTGAACTCCCGCGAAGCCTTTGAATACTGGAAGAAGAGTCACCAAGATACGGACTTAACGTACAAGGAAATTCCAGATAGTGAAATTAAAACTAGTGCCATCGCGCCAATGATGAACAAAAAGAACGCCAAGTTACAAGCAAAGATGGACAAAGCCATCAAGTCCGAGCGTAAAGATGGAACCTTAAAACGGTTGTCCATGAAGTACTTCGGGACTGATATTACAGAAAAATAG